A stretch of the Notamacropus eugenii isolate mMacEug1 chromosome 2, mMacEug1.pri_v2, whole genome shotgun sequence genome encodes the following:
- the RGL2 gene encoding ral guanine nucleotide dissociation stimulator-like 2 isoform X2 yields MLPRPLRLLLDSGGASPGGVVLSGFRSRDPEGGGGPGVGGEEEEEEEEEEAPVSVWDEDEDDATFTVTSRQYRPLSPLVPMPPPRCTRRLRAGTLSALVRHLLDAQTSGSDVTFMPAFLATHRAFTSTPIVLGLLVDRLEALESSPSADLERTRGLTISVLSTWLTSHPEDFDSEVRGQLDRLESFLLRTGDAAGEVVGGDIVDLIRDLRSRVALPAPDPPKPLVPPGDPPADPTDVLVFLADHLAEQLTLLDAELFLSLVPSQCLGAIWGHRDRPGHSHLCPSVRATVTQFNKVAGAVVSSVLGATASGEGLEEVNIRPLRPPQRARLLEKWIRVAEECRLLRNFSSVYAVVSALQSSPVHRLRLAWGEITRDSLRLFSSLCHIFSEEDNYSQSRELLLQEVKVTPSQEPNSKQPVRNVPSQGGGVVPYLGTFLKDLVMLDAASRDELENGYINFDKRRKEFSVLSELRRLQDECRGYDLHPDPDVQQWLQGLQPLTEAQSHRVSCEVEPPGVSDASAPRMLRPTLVISHWTDVLGSVGGPTPLVSWDQPTLREDGPSAAPAPLLSRLAQHMKWPSVSSLDSALDGAPSSHTPADPGFLSPTAHSPRPPRGHRRSASCGSSLSSGAGEGTSFGTGSGNGRGSGPGASDCRIIRVQMELGEDGSVYKSILVTSQDKAPSVISCVLKKNNRDPAIAAEYELVQLLPGDRELTIPPSANVFYAMDGASRDFLLRQRRPSSVPPGISSGLATPANPPSEGGGGSFPRIKATGRKIARALF; encoded by the exons ATGCTCCCCAGGCCCCTGCGGCTGCTGCTGGACTCTGGAGGGGCCTCCCCTGGGGGAGTCGTGCTGAGCGGCTTTAGGAGCCGGGACCCCGAAGGGGGCGGGGGCCCAGGGGTGGgcggggaggaagaggaggaggaggaagaggaagag GCCCCGGTGTCTGTCTGGGATGAAGATGAGGACGATGCCACCTTCACTGTCACAAGTCGTCAGTATCGACCTCTCAGTCCCTTG GTTCCTATGCCTCCTCCTCGTTGTACCCGTCGACTTCGGGCTGGGACTCTATCTGCTTTGGTCAGACATCTGCTGGATGCCCAGACGTCTGGGTCTGACGTGACCTTTATGCCAGCCTTTTTGGCCACCCACAGGGCATTCACCTCCACACCAATCGTACTTGGATTGTTGGTTGACAG acTGGAGGCTCTGGAGTCCAGTCCCAGTGCTGATTTGGAAAGGACAAGAGG GTTAACCATCTCTGTTCTGTCAACCTGGCTGACCTCTCACCCTGAGGATTTTGACTCTGAGGTCAGGGGTCAGCTTGACCGGCTTGAGAGCTTCCTGCTACGGACAGGGGATGCAGCAGGGGAGGTTGTTGGGGGGGACATCGTTGATCTCATCAGAGATCTCCGATCCCGGGTGGCCCTCCCAGCCCCTGACCCTCCTAAGCCCCTGGTCCCCCCTGGCGATCCCCCTGCTGACCCCACGGATGTCCTGGTGTTCCTCGCTGACCACTTGGCCGAGCAGCTGACCCTGCTGGATGCG GAACTGTTCCTCTCCTTGGTCCCTTCTCAGTGCCTGGGAGCGATATGGGGCCACAGGGACCGACCTGGTCACTCCCACCTCTGCCCTTCTGTCAGAGCAACAGTTACTCAGTTCAACAAGGTGGCCGGAGCTGTGGTCAGCTCTGTTTTGGGGGCTACAGCATCTGGAGAGGGACTTGAGGAGGTGAACATCCGGCCCCTCCGACCGCCCCAGAGGGCAAGGCTTCTAGAAAAATGGATCCGGGTGGCAGAG GAGTGCCGTCTTCTCCGGAATTTCTCCTCTGTTTATGCTGTTGTGTCTGCCCTTCAGTCTAGTCCTGTCCACAGGCTCCGGTTGGCTTGGGGAGAGATAACCAG GGACAGCCTCCGCCTCTTCTCCAGCCTCTGCCACATTTTCTCAGAGGAAGATAATTATTCCCAAAGCCGGGAGCTGTTACTGCAG gAGGTGAAGGTAACTCCCTCACAGGAGCCAAATAGCAAGCAACCTGTAAGAAATGTGCCTTCTCAGGGTGGG GGTGTGGTCCCATACCTTGGCACCTTCTTGAAAGATCTCGTGATGCTGGATGCTGCCTCCAGGGATGAGCTGGAG AATGGTTACATCAACTTTGACAAGAGGAGGAAG GAATTCTCTGTCCTGTCTGAGCTTAGACGTCTTCAGGATGAATGTCGAGGTTATGACCTCCACCCTGACCCTGATGTCCAGCAGTGGCTTCAGGGGCTTCAGCCCCTGACAGAAGCTCAAAG TCATCGTGTATCTTGTGAAGTGGAACCACCTGGAGTCAGTGATGCCTCTGCTCCCCGGATGCTTCGGCCAACACTGGTCATCTCTCACTGGACAGA TGTATTGGGATCTGTTGGTGGTCCCACTCCCCTTGTCTCCTGGGATCAACCTACTCTGAGGGAGGATGGCCCAAGTGCTGCTCCTGCCCCCTTGCTCAGTCGGCTCGCCCAG CACATGAAATGGCCATCTGTTTCCTCTCTGGACTCTGCCCTGGATGGGGCTCCTTCCTCCCACACTCCTGCTGATCCTGGTTTCCTCTCCCCAACAGCCCACTCTCCCAGGCCCCCCCGAGGTCACCGCCGCTCTGCCTCCTGTGGTTCTTCTCTTAGCAGTGGAGCAGGGGAGGGCACTTCCTTTGGGACAGGGTCTGGGAATGGGCGGGGAAGTGGACCAGGGGCCTCTGACTGTCGCATCATCCGTGTACAGATGGAGCTTGGAGAGGATGGCAGTGTCTACAAGAGCATACTG GTGACAAGCCAGGACAAGGCTCCAAGTGTTATCAGTTGTGTCCTGAAAAAAAATAACCGGGATCCAGCAATAGCTGCAGAGTATGAGTTGGTGCAACTGCTTCCAGGCGATCGAG AGTTGACCATTCCACCATCAGCTAACGTCTTCTATGCCATGGATGGAGCCTCTCGTGATTTCCTGTTGAGGCAGCGGCGACCCTCTTCAGTGCCTCCAGGGATCTCCAGTGGACTTGCTACCCCTGCAAATCCTCCCAGTGAGGGAGGAGGAGGCTCTTTTCCCAGGATCAAGGCCACAGGGCGAAAAATTGCTCGAGCACTATTCTGA
- the RGL2 gene encoding ral guanine nucleotide dissociation stimulator-like 2 isoform X1 yields MLPRPLRLLLDSGGASPGGVVLSGFRSRDPEGGGGPGVGGEEEEEEEEEEAPVSVWDEDEDDATFTVTSRQYRPLSPLVPMPPPRCTRRLRAGTLSALVRHLLDAQTSGSDVTFMPAFLATHRAFTSTPIVLGLLVDRLEALESSPSADLERTRGLIPSPHRLTISVLSTWLTSHPEDFDSEVRGQLDRLESFLLRTGDAAGEVVGGDIVDLIRDLRSRVALPAPDPPKPLVPPGDPPADPTDVLVFLADHLAEQLTLLDAELFLSLVPSQCLGAIWGHRDRPGHSHLCPSVRATVTQFNKVAGAVVSSVLGATASGEGLEEVNIRPLRPPQRARLLEKWIRVAEECRLLRNFSSVYAVVSALQSSPVHRLRLAWGEITRDSLRLFSSLCHIFSEEDNYSQSRELLLQEVKVTPSQEPNSKQPVRNVPSQGGGVVPYLGTFLKDLVMLDAASRDELENGYINFDKRRKEFSVLSELRRLQDECRGYDLHPDPDVQQWLQGLQPLTEAQSHRVSCEVEPPGVSDASAPRMLRPTLVISHWTDVLGSVGGPTPLVSWDQPTLREDGPSAAPAPLLSRLAQHMKWPSVSSLDSALDGAPSSHTPADPGFLSPTAHSPRPPRGHRRSASCGSSLSSGAGEGTSFGTGSGNGRGSGPGASDCRIIRVQMELGEDGSVYKSILVTSQDKAPSVISCVLKKNNRDPAIAAEYELVQLLPGDRELTIPPSANVFYAMDGASRDFLLRQRRPSSVPPGISSGLATPANPPSEGGGGSFPRIKATGRKIARALF; encoded by the exons ATGCTCCCCAGGCCCCTGCGGCTGCTGCTGGACTCTGGAGGGGCCTCCCCTGGGGGAGTCGTGCTGAGCGGCTTTAGGAGCCGGGACCCCGAAGGGGGCGGGGGCCCAGGGGTGGgcggggaggaagaggaggaggaggaagaggaagag GCCCCGGTGTCTGTCTGGGATGAAGATGAGGACGATGCCACCTTCACTGTCACAAGTCGTCAGTATCGACCTCTCAGTCCCTTG GTTCCTATGCCTCCTCCTCGTTGTACCCGTCGACTTCGGGCTGGGACTCTATCTGCTTTGGTCAGACATCTGCTGGATGCCCAGACGTCTGGGTCTGACGTGACCTTTATGCCAGCCTTTTTGGCCACCCACAGGGCATTCACCTCCACACCAATCGTACTTGGATTGTTGGTTGACAG acTGGAGGCTCTGGAGTCCAGTCCCAGTGCTGATTTGGAAAGGACAAGAGG GCTGATCCCCTCCCCCCATAGGTTAACCATCTCTGTTCTGTCAACCTGGCTGACCTCTCACCCTGAGGATTTTGACTCTGAGGTCAGGGGTCAGCTTGACCGGCTTGAGAGCTTCCTGCTACGGACAGGGGATGCAGCAGGGGAGGTTGTTGGGGGGGACATCGTTGATCTCATCAGAGATCTCCGATCCCGGGTGGCCCTCCCAGCCCCTGACCCTCCTAAGCCCCTGGTCCCCCCTGGCGATCCCCCTGCTGACCCCACGGATGTCCTGGTGTTCCTCGCTGACCACTTGGCCGAGCAGCTGACCCTGCTGGATGCG GAACTGTTCCTCTCCTTGGTCCCTTCTCAGTGCCTGGGAGCGATATGGGGCCACAGGGACCGACCTGGTCACTCCCACCTCTGCCCTTCTGTCAGAGCAACAGTTACTCAGTTCAACAAGGTGGCCGGAGCTGTGGTCAGCTCTGTTTTGGGGGCTACAGCATCTGGAGAGGGACTTGAGGAGGTGAACATCCGGCCCCTCCGACCGCCCCAGAGGGCAAGGCTTCTAGAAAAATGGATCCGGGTGGCAGAG GAGTGCCGTCTTCTCCGGAATTTCTCCTCTGTTTATGCTGTTGTGTCTGCCCTTCAGTCTAGTCCTGTCCACAGGCTCCGGTTGGCTTGGGGAGAGATAACCAG GGACAGCCTCCGCCTCTTCTCCAGCCTCTGCCACATTTTCTCAGAGGAAGATAATTATTCCCAAAGCCGGGAGCTGTTACTGCAG gAGGTGAAGGTAACTCCCTCACAGGAGCCAAATAGCAAGCAACCTGTAAGAAATGTGCCTTCTCAGGGTGGG GGTGTGGTCCCATACCTTGGCACCTTCTTGAAAGATCTCGTGATGCTGGATGCTGCCTCCAGGGATGAGCTGGAG AATGGTTACATCAACTTTGACAAGAGGAGGAAG GAATTCTCTGTCCTGTCTGAGCTTAGACGTCTTCAGGATGAATGTCGAGGTTATGACCTCCACCCTGACCCTGATGTCCAGCAGTGGCTTCAGGGGCTTCAGCCCCTGACAGAAGCTCAAAG TCATCGTGTATCTTGTGAAGTGGAACCACCTGGAGTCAGTGATGCCTCTGCTCCCCGGATGCTTCGGCCAACACTGGTCATCTCTCACTGGACAGA TGTATTGGGATCTGTTGGTGGTCCCACTCCCCTTGTCTCCTGGGATCAACCTACTCTGAGGGAGGATGGCCCAAGTGCTGCTCCTGCCCCCTTGCTCAGTCGGCTCGCCCAG CACATGAAATGGCCATCTGTTTCCTCTCTGGACTCTGCCCTGGATGGGGCTCCTTCCTCCCACACTCCTGCTGATCCTGGTTTCCTCTCCCCAACAGCCCACTCTCCCAGGCCCCCCCGAGGTCACCGCCGCTCTGCCTCCTGTGGTTCTTCTCTTAGCAGTGGAGCAGGGGAGGGCACTTCCTTTGGGACAGGGTCTGGGAATGGGCGGGGAAGTGGACCAGGGGCCTCTGACTGTCGCATCATCCGTGTACAGATGGAGCTTGGAGAGGATGGCAGTGTCTACAAGAGCATACTG GTGACAAGCCAGGACAAGGCTCCAAGTGTTATCAGTTGTGTCCTGAAAAAAAATAACCGGGATCCAGCAATAGCTGCAGAGTATGAGTTGGTGCAACTGCTTCCAGGCGATCGAG AGTTGACCATTCCACCATCAGCTAACGTCTTCTATGCCATGGATGGAGCCTCTCGTGATTTCCTGTTGAGGCAGCGGCGACCCTCTTCAGTGCCTCCAGGGATCTCCAGTGGACTTGCTACCCCTGCAAATCCTCCCAGTGAGGGAGGAGGAGGCTCTTTTCCCAGGATCAAGGCCACAGGGCGAAAAATTGCTCGAGCACTATTCTGA
- the RGL2 gene encoding ral guanine nucleotide dissociation stimulator-like 2 isoform X4, with amino-acid sequence MPPPRCTRRLRAGTLSALVRHLLDAQTSGSDVTFMPAFLATHRAFTSTPIVLGLLVDRLEALESSPSADLERTRGLTISVLSTWLTSHPEDFDSEVRGQLDRLESFLLRTGDAAGEVVGGDIVDLIRDLRSRVALPAPDPPKPLVPPGDPPADPTDVLVFLADHLAEQLTLLDAELFLSLVPSQCLGAIWGHRDRPGHSHLCPSVRATVTQFNKVAGAVVSSVLGATASGEGLEEVNIRPLRPPQRARLLEKWIRVAEECRLLRNFSSVYAVVSALQSSPVHRLRLAWGEITRDSLRLFSSLCHIFSEEDNYSQSRELLLQEVKVTPSQEPNSKQPVRNVPSQGGGVVPYLGTFLKDLVMLDAASRDELENGYINFDKRRKEFSVLSELRRLQDECRGYDLHPDPDVQQWLQGLQPLTEAQSHRVSCEVEPPGVSDASAPRMLRPTLVISHWTDVLGSVGGPTPLVSWDQPTLREDGPSAAPAPLLSRLAQHMKWPSVSSLDSALDGAPSSHTPADPGFLSPTAHSPRPPRGHRRSASCGSSLSSGAGEGTSFGTGSGNGRGSGPGASDCRIIRVQMELGEDGSVYKSILVTSQDKAPSVISCVLKKNNRDPAIAAEYELVQLLPGDRELTIPPSANVFYAMDGASRDFLLRQRRPSSVPPGISSGLATPANPPSEGGGGSFPRIKATGRKIARALF; translated from the exons ATGCCTCCTCCTCGTTGTACCCGTCGACTTCGGGCTGGGACTCTATCTGCTTTGGTCAGACATCTGCTGGATGCCCAGACGTCTGGGTCTGACGTGACCTTTATGCCAGCCTTTTTGGCCACCCACAGGGCATTCACCTCCACACCAATCGTACTTGGATTGTTGGTTGACAG acTGGAGGCTCTGGAGTCCAGTCCCAGTGCTGATTTGGAAAGGACAAGAGG GTTAACCATCTCTGTTCTGTCAACCTGGCTGACCTCTCACCCTGAGGATTTTGACTCTGAGGTCAGGGGTCAGCTTGACCGGCTTGAGAGCTTCCTGCTACGGACAGGGGATGCAGCAGGGGAGGTTGTTGGGGGGGACATCGTTGATCTCATCAGAGATCTCCGATCCCGGGTGGCCCTCCCAGCCCCTGACCCTCCTAAGCCCCTGGTCCCCCCTGGCGATCCCCCTGCTGACCCCACGGATGTCCTGGTGTTCCTCGCTGACCACTTGGCCGAGCAGCTGACCCTGCTGGATGCG GAACTGTTCCTCTCCTTGGTCCCTTCTCAGTGCCTGGGAGCGATATGGGGCCACAGGGACCGACCTGGTCACTCCCACCTCTGCCCTTCTGTCAGAGCAACAGTTACTCAGTTCAACAAGGTGGCCGGAGCTGTGGTCAGCTCTGTTTTGGGGGCTACAGCATCTGGAGAGGGACTTGAGGAGGTGAACATCCGGCCCCTCCGACCGCCCCAGAGGGCAAGGCTTCTAGAAAAATGGATCCGGGTGGCAGAG GAGTGCCGTCTTCTCCGGAATTTCTCCTCTGTTTATGCTGTTGTGTCTGCCCTTCAGTCTAGTCCTGTCCACAGGCTCCGGTTGGCTTGGGGAGAGATAACCAG GGACAGCCTCCGCCTCTTCTCCAGCCTCTGCCACATTTTCTCAGAGGAAGATAATTATTCCCAAAGCCGGGAGCTGTTACTGCAG gAGGTGAAGGTAACTCCCTCACAGGAGCCAAATAGCAAGCAACCTGTAAGAAATGTGCCTTCTCAGGGTGGG GGTGTGGTCCCATACCTTGGCACCTTCTTGAAAGATCTCGTGATGCTGGATGCTGCCTCCAGGGATGAGCTGGAG AATGGTTACATCAACTTTGACAAGAGGAGGAAG GAATTCTCTGTCCTGTCTGAGCTTAGACGTCTTCAGGATGAATGTCGAGGTTATGACCTCCACCCTGACCCTGATGTCCAGCAGTGGCTTCAGGGGCTTCAGCCCCTGACAGAAGCTCAAAG TCATCGTGTATCTTGTGAAGTGGAACCACCTGGAGTCAGTGATGCCTCTGCTCCCCGGATGCTTCGGCCAACACTGGTCATCTCTCACTGGACAGA TGTATTGGGATCTGTTGGTGGTCCCACTCCCCTTGTCTCCTGGGATCAACCTACTCTGAGGGAGGATGGCCCAAGTGCTGCTCCTGCCCCCTTGCTCAGTCGGCTCGCCCAG CACATGAAATGGCCATCTGTTTCCTCTCTGGACTCTGCCCTGGATGGGGCTCCTTCCTCCCACACTCCTGCTGATCCTGGTTTCCTCTCCCCAACAGCCCACTCTCCCAGGCCCCCCCGAGGTCACCGCCGCTCTGCCTCCTGTGGTTCTTCTCTTAGCAGTGGAGCAGGGGAGGGCACTTCCTTTGGGACAGGGTCTGGGAATGGGCGGGGAAGTGGACCAGGGGCCTCTGACTGTCGCATCATCCGTGTACAGATGGAGCTTGGAGAGGATGGCAGTGTCTACAAGAGCATACTG GTGACAAGCCAGGACAAGGCTCCAAGTGTTATCAGTTGTGTCCTGAAAAAAAATAACCGGGATCCAGCAATAGCTGCAGAGTATGAGTTGGTGCAACTGCTTCCAGGCGATCGAG AGTTGACCATTCCACCATCAGCTAACGTCTTCTATGCCATGGATGGAGCCTCTCGTGATTTCCTGTTGAGGCAGCGGCGACCCTCTTCAGTGCCTCCAGGGATCTCCAGTGGACTTGCTACCCCTGCAAATCCTCCCAGTGAGGGAGGAGGAGGCTCTTTTCCCAGGATCAAGGCCACAGGGCGAAAAATTGCTCGAGCACTATTCTGA
- the RGL2 gene encoding ral guanine nucleotide dissociation stimulator-like 2 isoform X3 yields the protein MPPPRCTRRLRAGTLSALVRHLLDAQTSGSDVTFMPAFLATHRAFTSTPIVLGLLVDRLEALESSPSADLERTRGLIPSPHRLTISVLSTWLTSHPEDFDSEVRGQLDRLESFLLRTGDAAGEVVGGDIVDLIRDLRSRVALPAPDPPKPLVPPGDPPADPTDVLVFLADHLAEQLTLLDAELFLSLVPSQCLGAIWGHRDRPGHSHLCPSVRATVTQFNKVAGAVVSSVLGATASGEGLEEVNIRPLRPPQRARLLEKWIRVAEECRLLRNFSSVYAVVSALQSSPVHRLRLAWGEITRDSLRLFSSLCHIFSEEDNYSQSRELLLQEVKVTPSQEPNSKQPVRNVPSQGGGVVPYLGTFLKDLVMLDAASRDELENGYINFDKRRKEFSVLSELRRLQDECRGYDLHPDPDVQQWLQGLQPLTEAQSHRVSCEVEPPGVSDASAPRMLRPTLVISHWTDVLGSVGGPTPLVSWDQPTLREDGPSAAPAPLLSRLAQHMKWPSVSSLDSALDGAPSSHTPADPGFLSPTAHSPRPPRGHRRSASCGSSLSSGAGEGTSFGTGSGNGRGSGPGASDCRIIRVQMELGEDGSVYKSILVTSQDKAPSVISCVLKKNNRDPAIAAEYELVQLLPGDRELTIPPSANVFYAMDGASRDFLLRQRRPSSVPPGISSGLATPANPPSEGGGGSFPRIKATGRKIARALF from the exons ATGCCTCCTCCTCGTTGTACCCGTCGACTTCGGGCTGGGACTCTATCTGCTTTGGTCAGACATCTGCTGGATGCCCAGACGTCTGGGTCTGACGTGACCTTTATGCCAGCCTTTTTGGCCACCCACAGGGCATTCACCTCCACACCAATCGTACTTGGATTGTTGGTTGACAG acTGGAGGCTCTGGAGTCCAGTCCCAGTGCTGATTTGGAAAGGACAAGAGG GCTGATCCCCTCCCCCCATAGGTTAACCATCTCTGTTCTGTCAACCTGGCTGACCTCTCACCCTGAGGATTTTGACTCTGAGGTCAGGGGTCAGCTTGACCGGCTTGAGAGCTTCCTGCTACGGACAGGGGATGCAGCAGGGGAGGTTGTTGGGGGGGACATCGTTGATCTCATCAGAGATCTCCGATCCCGGGTGGCCCTCCCAGCCCCTGACCCTCCTAAGCCCCTGGTCCCCCCTGGCGATCCCCCTGCTGACCCCACGGATGTCCTGGTGTTCCTCGCTGACCACTTGGCCGAGCAGCTGACCCTGCTGGATGCG GAACTGTTCCTCTCCTTGGTCCCTTCTCAGTGCCTGGGAGCGATATGGGGCCACAGGGACCGACCTGGTCACTCCCACCTCTGCCCTTCTGTCAGAGCAACAGTTACTCAGTTCAACAAGGTGGCCGGAGCTGTGGTCAGCTCTGTTTTGGGGGCTACAGCATCTGGAGAGGGACTTGAGGAGGTGAACATCCGGCCCCTCCGACCGCCCCAGAGGGCAAGGCTTCTAGAAAAATGGATCCGGGTGGCAGAG GAGTGCCGTCTTCTCCGGAATTTCTCCTCTGTTTATGCTGTTGTGTCTGCCCTTCAGTCTAGTCCTGTCCACAGGCTCCGGTTGGCTTGGGGAGAGATAACCAG GGACAGCCTCCGCCTCTTCTCCAGCCTCTGCCACATTTTCTCAGAGGAAGATAATTATTCCCAAAGCCGGGAGCTGTTACTGCAG gAGGTGAAGGTAACTCCCTCACAGGAGCCAAATAGCAAGCAACCTGTAAGAAATGTGCCTTCTCAGGGTGGG GGTGTGGTCCCATACCTTGGCACCTTCTTGAAAGATCTCGTGATGCTGGATGCTGCCTCCAGGGATGAGCTGGAG AATGGTTACATCAACTTTGACAAGAGGAGGAAG GAATTCTCTGTCCTGTCTGAGCTTAGACGTCTTCAGGATGAATGTCGAGGTTATGACCTCCACCCTGACCCTGATGTCCAGCAGTGGCTTCAGGGGCTTCAGCCCCTGACAGAAGCTCAAAG TCATCGTGTATCTTGTGAAGTGGAACCACCTGGAGTCAGTGATGCCTCTGCTCCCCGGATGCTTCGGCCAACACTGGTCATCTCTCACTGGACAGA TGTATTGGGATCTGTTGGTGGTCCCACTCCCCTTGTCTCCTGGGATCAACCTACTCTGAGGGAGGATGGCCCAAGTGCTGCTCCTGCCCCCTTGCTCAGTCGGCTCGCCCAG CACATGAAATGGCCATCTGTTTCCTCTCTGGACTCTGCCCTGGATGGGGCTCCTTCCTCCCACACTCCTGCTGATCCTGGTTTCCTCTCCCCAACAGCCCACTCTCCCAGGCCCCCCCGAGGTCACCGCCGCTCTGCCTCCTGTGGTTCTTCTCTTAGCAGTGGAGCAGGGGAGGGCACTTCCTTTGGGACAGGGTCTGGGAATGGGCGGGGAAGTGGACCAGGGGCCTCTGACTGTCGCATCATCCGTGTACAGATGGAGCTTGGAGAGGATGGCAGTGTCTACAAGAGCATACTG GTGACAAGCCAGGACAAGGCTCCAAGTGTTATCAGTTGTGTCCTGAAAAAAAATAACCGGGATCCAGCAATAGCTGCAGAGTATGAGTTGGTGCAACTGCTTCCAGGCGATCGAG AGTTGACCATTCCACCATCAGCTAACGTCTTCTATGCCATGGATGGAGCCTCTCGTGATTTCCTGTTGAGGCAGCGGCGACCCTCTTCAGTGCCTCCAGGGATCTCCAGTGGACTTGCTACCCCTGCAAATCCTCCCAGTGAGGGAGGAGGAGGCTCTTTTCCCAGGATCAAGGCCACAGGGCGAAAAATTGCTCGAGCACTATTCTGA
- the RGL2 gene encoding ral guanine nucleotide dissociation stimulator-like 2 isoform X5, with product MLPRPLRLLLDSGGASPGGVVLSGFRSRDPEGGGGPGVGGEEEEEEEEEEAPVSVWDEDEDDATFTVTSRQYRPLSPLVPMPPPRCTRRLRAGTLSALVRHLLDAQTSGSDVTFMPAFLATHRAFTSTPIVLGLLVDRLEALESSPSADLERTRGLIPSPHRLTISVLSTWLTSHPEDFDSEVRGQLDRLESFLLRTGDAAGEVVGGDIVDLIRDLRSRVALPAPDPPKPLVPPGDPPADPTDVLVFLADHLAEQLTLLDAELFLSLVPSQCLGAIWGHRDRPGHSHLCPSVRATVTQFNKVAGAVVSSVLGATASGEGLEEVNIRPLRPPQRARLLEKWIRVAEECRLLRNFSSVYAVVSALQSSPVHRLRLAWGEITRDSLRLFSSLCHIFSEEDNYSQSRELLLQEVKVTPSQEPNSKQPVRNVPSQGGGVVPYLGTFLKDLVMLDAASRDELENGYINFDKRRKEFSVLSELRRLQDECRGYDLHPDPDVQQWLQGLQPLTEAQSHRVSCEVEPPGVSDASAPRMLRPTLVISHWTDVLGSVGGPTPLVSWDQPTLREDGPSAAPAPLLSRLAQHMKWPSVSSLDSALDGAPSSHTPADPGFLSPTAHSPRPPRDGAWRGWQCLQEHTGDKPGQGSKCYQLCPEKK from the exons ATGCTCCCCAGGCCCCTGCGGCTGCTGCTGGACTCTGGAGGGGCCTCCCCTGGGGGAGTCGTGCTGAGCGGCTTTAGGAGCCGGGACCCCGAAGGGGGCGGGGGCCCAGGGGTGGgcggggaggaagaggaggaggaggaagaggaagag GCCCCGGTGTCTGTCTGGGATGAAGATGAGGACGATGCCACCTTCACTGTCACAAGTCGTCAGTATCGACCTCTCAGTCCCTTG GTTCCTATGCCTCCTCCTCGTTGTACCCGTCGACTTCGGGCTGGGACTCTATCTGCTTTGGTCAGACATCTGCTGGATGCCCAGACGTCTGGGTCTGACGTGACCTTTATGCCAGCCTTTTTGGCCACCCACAGGGCATTCACCTCCACACCAATCGTACTTGGATTGTTGGTTGACAG acTGGAGGCTCTGGAGTCCAGTCCCAGTGCTGATTTGGAAAGGACAAGAGG GCTGATCCCCTCCCCCCATAGGTTAACCATCTCTGTTCTGTCAACCTGGCTGACCTCTCACCCTGAGGATTTTGACTCTGAGGTCAGGGGTCAGCTTGACCGGCTTGAGAGCTTCCTGCTACGGACAGGGGATGCAGCAGGGGAGGTTGTTGGGGGGGACATCGTTGATCTCATCAGAGATCTCCGATCCCGGGTGGCCCTCCCAGCCCCTGACCCTCCTAAGCCCCTGGTCCCCCCTGGCGATCCCCCTGCTGACCCCACGGATGTCCTGGTGTTCCTCGCTGACCACTTGGCCGAGCAGCTGACCCTGCTGGATGCG GAACTGTTCCTCTCCTTGGTCCCTTCTCAGTGCCTGGGAGCGATATGGGGCCACAGGGACCGACCTGGTCACTCCCACCTCTGCCCTTCTGTCAGAGCAACAGTTACTCAGTTCAACAAGGTGGCCGGAGCTGTGGTCAGCTCTGTTTTGGGGGCTACAGCATCTGGAGAGGGACTTGAGGAGGTGAACATCCGGCCCCTCCGACCGCCCCAGAGGGCAAGGCTTCTAGAAAAATGGATCCGGGTGGCAGAG GAGTGCCGTCTTCTCCGGAATTTCTCCTCTGTTTATGCTGTTGTGTCTGCCCTTCAGTCTAGTCCTGTCCACAGGCTCCGGTTGGCTTGGGGAGAGATAACCAG GGACAGCCTCCGCCTCTTCTCCAGCCTCTGCCACATTTTCTCAGAGGAAGATAATTATTCCCAAAGCCGGGAGCTGTTACTGCAG gAGGTGAAGGTAACTCCCTCACAGGAGCCAAATAGCAAGCAACCTGTAAGAAATGTGCCTTCTCAGGGTGGG GGTGTGGTCCCATACCTTGGCACCTTCTTGAAAGATCTCGTGATGCTGGATGCTGCCTCCAGGGATGAGCTGGAG AATGGTTACATCAACTTTGACAAGAGGAGGAAG GAATTCTCTGTCCTGTCTGAGCTTAGACGTCTTCAGGATGAATGTCGAGGTTATGACCTCCACCCTGACCCTGATGTCCAGCAGTGGCTTCAGGGGCTTCAGCCCCTGACAGAAGCTCAAAG TCATCGTGTATCTTGTGAAGTGGAACCACCTGGAGTCAGTGATGCCTCTGCTCCCCGGATGCTTCGGCCAACACTGGTCATCTCTCACTGGACAGA TGTATTGGGATCTGTTGGTGGTCCCACTCCCCTTGTCTCCTGGGATCAACCTACTCTGAGGGAGGATGGCCCAAGTGCTGCTCCTGCCCCCTTGCTCAGTCGGCTCGCCCAG CACATGAAATGGCCATCTGTTTCCTCTCTGGACTCTGCCCTGGATGGGGCTCCTTCCTCCCACACTCCTGCTGATCCTGGTTTCCTCTCCCCAACAGCCCACTCTCCCAGGCCCCCCCGAG ATGGAGCTTGGAGAGGATGGCAGTGTCTACAAGAGCATACTG GTGACAAGCCAGGACAAGGCTCCAAGTGTTATCAGTTGTGTCCTGAAAAAAAATAA